The window tcattgcTAGTGAATGCCATTCTTCACAATGAAAAAGACAAacgaacaaacagtttttacacATCCATCTTATTAAAATTTTAGTCAGAATTGGCTCTGTTATTTGACTACGAAATAATGAATGGTGAATAAATCTTTGGCGACACCCTGTGAAGCAATGAAACATTTGTTCTATCACTGCATTctgattatttaattttaattgagtATGGCCCtcacaaaactaaacaaaaactgaaatggggCCTGATGAAAAGAGAGGTTTCCGCACCCTCAGTCCTGCTTCTGTGAGCTCCAGACAATAGCGGTTGCCCTCTCTCGTCTCCACGTTGATATAAGCCACGTCTGATGAATTGTTGAGGTTGTTGGACACATGCATTTGGGCCACAGCAAAAAGGACGTCGTTGACAACGGCGTCCGCCTCCAATCTCATGTCCTTGACGTCGCACAGCTCTATGCAGCCGTCTTCGAATGCGGACACCATGGGGTCCTCGGGCTGGCAGTCCACTTCCATTtcctgtaacacacacacacgatgactCACTCCGGTGtcatcaaaagat of the Phycodurus eques isolate BA_2022a chromosome 14, UOR_Pequ_1.1, whole genome shotgun sequence genome contains:
- the gskip gene encoding GSK3-beta interaction protein, with the translated sequence MEVDCQPEDPMVSAFEDGCIELCDVKDMRLEADAVVNDVLFAVAQMHVSNNLNNSSDVAYINVETREGNRYCLELTEAGLRVVGYAFNKVDDDLSTQYHETVYSLLDTLSPGYREAFGNALLQRLESLKQNGQ